In Hyalangium ruber, the genomic stretch ATTGTCGCCGTAGTTGAACTCTTGGATGAGCACGACATCAGGTCGCACGCCCTGCATCAGCCGGGTGCCATGGCCCGGGTCATATGACTGATTGTTTCCGCTGGACAGGTTGGACGCCATGATGCGGATGCGCACCAGGCCCGCATCTGGCATGCCGGCATCCGGTCCGCCATCTCCTGGGAAGCCTCCGTCGGTACCCGCATCACTCGGGAGGCCACCGTCAGTGCCCGCATCCGGGCCCGTGCCTGCATCCGTACCGGCGTCTACTGGGAACCCTGCATCCGCCGGGAGCCCTGCGTCCATCGGCGTGCCCGCATCCATTCGTGTGCCGGCGTCCACCGAAGTCCCCGCATCGCTCCCCGTGCCGGCATCCGTCTGGGGGCCTCCATCCCTGGCGGTGCCCGCGTCCGTTCCCTCCGGGCCCGCGTCGCTCCCCGCATCAGGGGAACCATTGGGCTCGGTTCCACCGTCTGGGCCCGGCCCGACGTCGGAGCCCGCATCCGCAACCCCGGCATCCCCTTGCTCGCACACATCGCGCGGCAGGCAGTACCCACCCACCCCGCCGTCCTCGCCACCCCCACAGCACTCCACCTCCGTCTCTCCGCACCCCAGCGTGGCGTCACAGGGGCGTGCGCACACGGAGCGCTCGTAGCGCTCTACGTACAAGCAGTGCTCCCCAGGAGCACAGGCACCCGCGTCCTGCTCTCCGCAGACCACCCAGGTGCCACCGTCCGCGCGTGGCGGGGGCAGCGGCTGCATGTCGGGCCCGCAGGCTTGCACGATCCCAATGAGCGCCAGCCACGCTCCCAGGAGGCCAAAGAGTCTCTTCATCATCAAACGATCCTTGCTGCCAGAGGAGAGGAGGCGGCCAGAGCCGGCTCGCGGACGGCAGAGGGATCAATCGTACAAGAACTCATGCCGGCAAGGGGGCGCAGGACGCAACCTCACGCCCCTGCCGCCGATAATCAGGAATAACGTTCACAATTTTCGAGAATCGAGGAACCCCATGACCACCGTCAACGCCGCCCGCGCCACCGCCGCCACCCGCGGTGCCCAGGCCAGCCTTCCCACTCTGCGCGAGGGGGCCAGGGGCGCCTCCGTGACTCAGCTCCAGAACCTGCTGCGCAACAAGGGTTACAACATCGCGGCGGACGGAGTCTTCGGGCCCAAGACGGAGGCAGCCGTCAAGAAGTTCCAGCAGGCCAAGGGCCTGGCGGTGGACGGAATCGTGGGCCCGCAGACGTGGGGGGCGCTGCGCGGTACGGGTGGCACGGGCGGTACGGGTGGCGCGGGCGGGGTCTCCCAGCCCCCCGCCTCGGGCGGCGGCAAGCAGGTGCAGGCTTACGTGGCGGGCCAGCCGCGCAACATCACCGTGCAGTCGGTGGGCAATGGCCAGTACCTCCAGGCTGACGCGGCGCGTAATTTCAAGGCGATGCAGGCGGCGGCCAGCCGCGCGGGCGTCAATCTGTCGGCCACCAGCGGCTTCCGCACCATGGATCAGCAGCGGGCGCTCTACCAGAAGTACCTCAACGGCACGGGCAACCTGGCCGCCAAGCCGGGCTACTCCAATCACCAGAACGGCATCTCCATGGATGTCGGCGGCGTGGGTGGCTACAACACCAAGGCGTACAACTGGCTGAAGAACAACGCCGCCAACTACGGCTTCAAGAACGACGTGGCCGGCGAGTACTGGCACTGGACGTTCAAGGGCTAAGCCCTCGAAGGTCCCTCTCCCTCGCGTAACAGGGTCTGAAGGTCCTCAGGAATCGGCATGAGCGTGAAGATGCCCACGCTCGTGCCGCCAGTGTTTCCCTGAGGGGCGCGTCCAAGAAGAGAGCCTGGCCCCGCCAGGAGGAGCCGGGGAAACTGCCCCAGCCATTCGCGCCAGTCCCGCCTGCGCCACGCGAAGGTGAACATGGCACAGTGCACCCGCACGTGTGGCCACGCGTGGGCCTGGCTGAGGATGTGTGCCCGCTCGAGGAACCGCCACGCAGCGTCCTGTTCGCCGCGCGCTTCTCCCTCCAAGGACTGGGGAAGTTCCCGCTCAAAGTGCGCGCGCAATCTGGGGTTCATGTGGCCGTGTGCTCCTTGGCGGCGAGAAGCCTGTCTCAAGTCCTGGCCTTCAGGCGCGCAGCATGCGCAGGCCGCTGCCGATGACGACGAACTCGCTGAGCTCGTGAGCTACGACCACGACGGGGAGGGTGAAGGCACCGCTGAGCGCCCCAGCCACCATCACGATGATGACGAGGGCGGAGAGGGCCAGATTCTGGCGCACCACGGCGTGGTTACGCTGAGCGAGCTTCAGCGCATAGGCGAGCCGCTCCAGGTTGTCGCCCATGAGGGCCACGTCCGCCGTCTCCAGCGCGACGTCCGTGCCCGCCGCGCCCATGGCCACACCGATGGTGGCCTCTGCCAGGGCCGGCGCGTCGTTGACGCCGTCGCCTACCATGGCCACGTTCCCGTGGGTGCGGGTGAGCTCGCGCACCTGGGCCGCCTTGTCCTCGGGCTTGAGGTCCGAGTGCACCTCATCAATGCCCACCTCACGCGCCAGGGCCTGGGCGGTGCGCTCGTTGTCGCCGGTCAGCATCACCACCTTGCGCACTCCCGCCGCGTGAAGGGCTGCAATGGCGGCACGTGCATTGGGCCGGAGGGTGTCGCGGATGGCTACCAGCCCCCAGGGGGACTTCTCGTCGCCCAGCACCACCACCGTCTTGCCCTCGGCCTGGAGGCGCGCCAACTCCTGCTCGAGCGCGTCGAGGCGGACGCCCAGCTTTTCCTGGAAGAGGGCGGGGCTGCCAACGTACAGGGGCGTGCCCTCGTAGCGCCCGGTGGCGCCGGCGCCCGTGAGGGACTGGAAGCCCTGCACCTCCGCTACCTGCACGCCCGCCTGTTGCGCATGGCGGACGATGGCCAGCGCCAGCGGATGCTGGCTGTAGCGCTCCAGCCCCGCTGCGGCCGACAACAGCTTCGCCTCCGTGTTTCCGGGCCCGGCTGCCCAGGCGGAAAACAGGCGCACGTCTGTTACATCGGGGCGCCCGCGCGTGAGCGTCCCTGTCTTGTCCAGCGCCACCACCTTCACGGTGGCGAGCTGTTCGACGTAGGTGCCCCCTTTGATGAGCACGCCACGCCGGGCCGCTGTGCCCAGCGTCGCCACCAGGGTGATGGGCACCGAGATGACGAGGGCACAGGGGGCCGCTGCCACCACGAAGACGACAGCGCGGGCAAGCCAGGTTCCCCAGTCGCCATGAAAGAGCAGGGGAGGAATGACGGCCAGGAGGAGGCCGGCCAGCAGGACCAGCGGGCTATAGCGCCGGCCGAAGCGCTCGATGAAGCGCTGGCTCTCGCCCTTCTTCTCCTGCGCCTCCTCCACCAGGTGAATGATGCGAGCCAGGGTGTTGTTGGCGTAGGTGGTGGTGGCCTTCACCTCCAACGAGCCCTCGCCGTTGATGCTGCCAGCGAACACGGTGGTGCCTTCACCCTTGTCTACCGGGACGCTCTCTCCCGTGACGGGGGCCTGATTGACGCTGGAGGTGCCCGACAGCACCACCCCGTCCGTGGGCACTGCCTCCCCAGGCCGCACGAGGAAGGTGTCCCCCACACGCACCTCCTCCACCGGCACCTCCACGTCCCTGCCGTCCCGGCGCACCAGCGCCACCTTGGGAGCGAGTTCCATGAGTGCCGCGATGGCGCCGCGCGTCTTCTGCTCGGTGTAGCCCTCCATGGCCTCGGAGATGGAGTAGAGGAAGGCAAGCATGGCCCCCTCCATGGGCTCGCCCATGAGGGTGGCCACCACGGCAGCCACCAGCATGAGCAGCTCGATCCCCACCTCGCGCTCGAGCATGAGCTCCTCCAGCGCCTCCCGGCCGAAGTAGTAGGCGCCTGAGGCAAGCGAGGCGAGGTAGAGACCCCAGGTCACGGCAGGGGGGAACCCCGCGCGTGCCACCAGCCAGCCGGCCAGCAGCAGGGCACCCGAGGCGAGCGACGTGAGCACCTTGGGGTTCTTCCACGGGCTTACCGTGCCTGCCTTGCCGCGTTGGCGCCGTACCGGAAAGCCCAGCCCCTCCAACCGTTCCTGAACGGCGTCCGGCGAGGTCCTGCCCTCGTCCAGGGTGAGGATCACCTTGGCGGCTTTGGGGTAGACGGTGACGTCCAGGACGCCAGGAGTACCCGTCAGGCCGCGCTTCAACTTGGCCGCATCGTTCTCACAGTCGAGGTTCTCGACGTACAGTTCCACCTGCTTGCCACTCATCAGAGCACCTCATGTGCACACGTAGCCGTCCGGGCCGCCCTGTTCAAACGTGACTGCCCTGGTGGGCCGTCTCGCCGGGGCGGTCTGAGCCCCGGGTGTTCCTCAGCGCCGTGAGCGCTTCCCTCAGCACCCCCCATGCGGAAGAGAGGAAGAGGGCCGCGATGATGCCGCCCACGACGATGTCCGGCCACTTCGAGCCAGTGAGCGCCACGGCCGCCGCGGCCACCAGCACGCCCACGTTGGCGATGACATCGTTGCGCGAGCACAGCCAAGTGGAGCGCATGTTGAGGTCCGCGTTGCGGTAGCGAAGCAGCAGCACCAGGCAGGTGAGGTTGGCGCCCAATGCGAGGGCGCCGATGGCTCCCATCGTCTCGGCGGCAGGCACCGTGCCCGAGAGAGTCTTCACCAGCACCTGCGCCGTCACCCCGAGGCCAAAGGCCGCCATGATGACGCCCTTGGTGACGGCGGCTCCGGCCTTCCACCGGGCGCTGCGCTCCAGGACGAAGAGGCTGAAGGCGTACACCGCGGTATCGCCCAGCATGTCGAGCGAGTCGGCGAGCAGGGCGGTGGAACGCCCCAGGACGCCAGCGGTGAACTCGATGAGGAACATGGCGGCGTTGATCGCGAGCACCACCTTCACCACGCGGCCTTGCGTGCGCCTCAGCTGGGCGAGCTCCTCGCTCTTGTCCTCACAGCAGTGGGCACTCATGGCGAGCACCCGAAAGCCCAGGGAGCACGGGCGCTCAACGCTTGGTTAACCCGCTGCATGGCTCGCCTCCTTGTCATCCATACCAATGTCCTCAT encodes the following:
- a CDS encoding endonuclease/exonuclease/phosphatase family protein, with amino-acid sequence MMKRLFGLLGAWLALIGIVQACGPDMQPLPPPRADGGTWVVCGEQDAGACAPGEHCLYVERYERSVCARPCDATLGCGETEVECCGGGEDGGVGGYCLPRDVCEQGDAGVADAGSDVGPGPDGGTEPNGSPDAGSDAGPEGTDAGTARDGGPQTDAGTGSDAGTSVDAGTRMDAGTPMDAGLPADAGFPVDAGTDAGTGPDAGTDGGLPSDAGTDGGFPGDGGPDAGMPDAGLVRIRIMASNLSSGNNQSYDPGHGTRLMQGVRPDVVLIQEFNYGDNTPTTISNYVTSSFGVPFRYYREAGAQIPNGIISRWPIIASGEWDDPQVSNRDFAWARIDIPGPKDLWAVSVHLLTANATVRNSEASSLVQFINNNVPPGDYLVIGGDFNTDNRGEPCLSTLSQVVSPGAPYPADRNGNSNTNFNRNKPYDDVLVDGDLRSLQRPTLIGSSAFPNGLVLDSRVYTPLSEIAPAQAGDSAATNMQHMGVIKDFLVPTN
- a CDS encoding peptidoglycan-binding protein, whose product is MTTVNAARATAATRGAQASLPTLREGARGASVTQLQNLLRNKGYNIAADGVFGPKTEAAVKKFQQAKGLAVDGIVGPQTWGALRGTGGTGGTGGAGGVSQPPASGGGKQVQAYVAGQPRNITVQSVGNGQYLQADAARNFKAMQAAASRAGVNLSATSGFRTMDQQRALYQKYLNGTGNLAAKPGYSNHQNGISMDVGGVGGYNTKAYNWLKNNAANYGFKNDVAGEYWHWTFKG
- a CDS encoding DUF3703 domain-containing protein, which gives rise to MNPRLRAHFERELPQSLEGEARGEQDAAWRFLERAHILSQAHAWPHVRVHCAMFTFAWRRRDWREWLGQFPRLLLAGPGSLLGRAPQGNTGGTSVGIFTLMPIPEDLQTLLREGEGPSRA
- a CDS encoding heavy metal translocating P-type ATPase — translated: MSGKQVELYVENLDCENDAAKLKRGLTGTPGVLDVTVYPKAAKVILTLDEGRTSPDAVQERLEGLGFPVRRQRGKAGTVSPWKNPKVLTSLASGALLLAGWLVARAGFPPAVTWGLYLASLASGAYYFGREALEELMLEREVGIELLMLVAAVVATLMGEPMEGAMLAFLYSISEAMEGYTEQKTRGAIAALMELAPKVALVRRDGRDVEVPVEEVRVGDTFLVRPGEAVPTDGVVLSGTSSVNQAPVTGESVPVDKGEGTTVFAGSINGEGSLEVKATTTYANNTLARIIHLVEEAQEKKGESQRFIERFGRRYSPLVLLAGLLLAVIPPLLFHGDWGTWLARAVVFVVAAAPCALVISVPITLVATLGTAARRGVLIKGGTYVEQLATVKVVALDKTGTLTRGRPDVTDVRLFSAWAAGPGNTEAKLLSAAAGLERYSQHPLALAIVRHAQQAGVQVAEVQGFQSLTGAGATGRYEGTPLYVGSPALFQEKLGVRLDALEQELARLQAEGKTVVVLGDEKSPWGLVAIRDTLRPNARAAIAALHAAGVRKVVMLTGDNERTAQALAREVGIDEVHSDLKPEDKAAQVRELTRTHGNVAMVGDGVNDAPALAEATIGVAMGAAGTDVALETADVALMGDNLERLAYALKLAQRNHAVVRQNLALSALVIIVMVAGALSGAFTLPVVVVAHELSEFVVIGSGLRMLRA
- a CDS encoding cation transporter, which translates into the protein MSAHCCEDKSEELAQLRRTQGRVVKVVLAINAAMFLIEFTAGVLGRSTALLADSLDMLGDTAVYAFSLFVLERSARWKAGAAVTKGVIMAAFGLGVTAQVLVKTLSGTVPAAETMGAIGALALGANLTCLVLLLRYRNADLNMRSTWLCSRNDVIANVGVLVAAAAVALTGSKWPDIVVGGIIAALFLSSAWGVLREALTALRNTRGSDRPGETAHQGSHV